One part of the Ziziphus jujuba cultivar Dongzao chromosome 2, ASM3175591v1 genome encodes these proteins:
- the LOC107419049 gene encoding respiratory burst oxidase homolog protein A translates to MEAHEKQQSFVITTLPCSFSSSSSSSSSSSFTASIVPLSFSPDQKSQHQSEGQQAEDQRPYLQENGEASMEFLRFISIPGHGGGAVKWKDIEKRFNRLALIRNSHEPVVKWSDFGFCIGMQESQEFAIELLRALRGSRRNLKIDLSKAELHRYWCQMTDPCFHSRIRIFFDMCDRNMDGKITEMDIKQSILLSASTNKLSLSHEEAEDYAALVMEEVDKENRGYIQLSQFETFFKVSLSKGYFSTKQSSTAHYSYPSEDPFDQEEASRAEILFRAYWRRAWIVLLWLIICVSLFTWKFIQYRHRIAFQVMGYCLSTAKGAAETLKLNMALILLPVCRNTITWLRVHSQINSVVPFNDNINFHKLIAGGIVVGVILHGGTHLACDFPRISSSDHLIFSQTIASRFGYHQPSYIQILATTEVATGIVMVILMTIAFSLATKWPRRRSPSLPSSVQRVTGYNTFWYSHHLFILVYALLVIHSMFLFLTDNTMEKTTWMYIAIPVLTYMGERILRAVRSGCFEVEILKASFYPGKVLSLKFQKPETFSYRSGMYIFIQCPQISPLEWHPFSLTSGPEDDFLRVHIRTLGDWSYQMYSLYQEATSSAVKQYPKIYIDGPYGAASQDHIKYDIVLLIGMGIGATPFISILKDIVNGVQNARCSNSSCRDCSIRKCPLKAYLYWVTREQNSFDWFRDEMKEISNSDQKQSPIEVQNFLTSVYQEGDARSAFISAIQALYHAKHGIDIVSRTPVRTHFARPNWFSIFSKLACRHRGAKIGVFYCGPPALAKQLERLCIKFSTKTSTRFAFHKEYY, encoded by the exons ATGGAGGCTCATGAAAAACAGCAATCCTTTGTGATCACAACTCTGCCATGCTCATTCTCATCCTCctcctcatcttcttcttcttcttctttcactGCTAGTATAGTTCCGCTTTCTTTCTCTCCGGATCAGAAAAGCCAACACCAAAGTGAGGGGCAACAAGCTGAAGACCAGCGGCCTTATCTACAAGAAAATGGGGAGGCATCCATGGAATTTCTGAGATTCATTAGCATCCCTGGCCATGGTGGTGGTGCTGTAAAGTGGAAGGACATAGAAAAGAGGTTCAACCGGCTTGCCTTAATCAGGAACAGCCATGAACCAGTCGTGAAATGGtcagattttggtttttgtataG GAATGCAAGAATCTCAGGAGTTTGCTATTGAGCTATTAAGGGCTCTGAGAGGATCAAGaaggaatttgaaaattgatttatCAAAAGCTGAACTTCATAGATACTGGTGTCAAATGACTGACCCTTGCTTCCATTCAAGGATAAGGATTTTCTTTGACAT gtGTGATAGAAACATGGATGGGAAAATTACAGAGATGGATATTAAGCAG TCTATTCTTCTAAGTGCTTCTACAAATAAGTTGTCTCTGTCCCACGAGGAAGCAGAAGATTATGCTGCTTTAGTCATGGAAGAGGTTGACAAGGAAAACCGAGGCTACATTCAG TTATCTCAGTTTGAGACTTTCTTCAAAGTAAGCTTATCAAAGGGCTATTTTTCAACTAAACAATCATCAACCGCACATTATTCATATCCTAGTGAGGATCCATTTGATCAAGAAGAAGCATCAAGGGCTGAAATTCTATTCCGGGCATATTGGAGACGTGCATGGATAGTGTTGCTTTGGTTGATCATTTGTGTTTCACTCTTCACTTGGAAATTCATTCAATATCGCCATAGAATAGCTTTTCAAGTAATGGGATATTGTCTCTCCACTGCCAAGGGTGCTGCAGAGACTCTGAAACTCAACATGGCTCTGATTCTTCTCCCTGTTTGTCGTAACACAATTACATGGCTTCGTGTCCACTCTCAGATCAACTCAGTTGTTCCATTCAATGACAACATCAACTTCCACAAG CTGATTGCAGGAGGGATAGTGGTGGGAGTGATCCTACATGGTGGAACTCATCTTGCTTGTGATTTCCCAAGAATTAGTAGTTCTGACCACTTGATTTTCAGTCAGACAATAGCATCCCGATTTGGGTACCATCAACCATCATACATTCAAATATTAGCCACTACAGAGGTGGCAACAGGCATTGTCATGGTAATACTAATGACTATTGCATTTTCACTAGCAACAAAGTGGCCACGCCGCCGTTCACCTTCACTCCCTAGTTCAGTCCAGCGTGTCACTGGGTATAATACCTTTTGGTACTCCCACCACTTGTTCATTCTTGTGTATGCTTTGCTCGTTATCCATTCTATGTTCCTCTTCCTAACAGACAACACAATGGAGAAAACA ACATGGATGTATATTGCCATTCCTGTGCTAACATATATGGGAGAGAGAATCCTTCGTGCGGTAAGATCAGGGTGCTTTGAGGTGGAAATTCTGAAG GCAAGTTTTTATCCAGGAAAGGTTTTGTCCCTAAAGTTTCAGAAACCAGAAACTTTTAGTTATCGGAGTGGCATGTACATATTCATTCAATGCCCTCAAATTTCACCACTTGAATG GCACCCATTTTCCTTAACTTCAGGACCAGAAGATGACTTCCTAAGAGTGCACATAAGAACTCTTGGAGACTGGAGCTATCAAATGTACAGTCTTTACCAAGAG GCGACATCATCTGCAGTAAAGCAGTATCCTAAAATATACATAGATGGACCTTATGGAGCTGCCTCCCAAGACCATATCAAGTATGATATAGTTCTTCTAATTGGCATGGGAATAGGAGCTACACCTTTCATTAGCATCCTCAAAGACATTGTTAATGGTGTCCAAAATGCTCGCTGCAGCAAT AGTAGTTGCAGAGATTGCAGCATTAGAAAATGTCCATTAAAAGCTTACCTTTACTGGGTTACAAGAGAACAAAACTCCTTTGATTGGTTTAGAGATGAAATGAAGGAAATATCAAACTCAGACCAAAAGCAG TCTCCTATAGAGGTTCAGAATTTCCTCACCAGTGTATATCAGGAAGGTGATGCACGATCGGCTTTTATCAGTGCTATTCAAGCCTTGTATCATGCCAAACATGGCATTGATATTGTCTCTCGCACACCT GTACGCACACATTTTGCCAGACCAAATTGGTTCAGCATCTTCTCAAAATTGGCTTGTAGACATAGAGGAGCAAAAATTG GGGTATTCTACTGTGGTCCACCAGCATTAGCAAAACAGTTGGAGAGATTATGTATCAAATTCTCTACCAAAACCTCTACCAGATTTGCATTTCACAAGGAATATTACTAG
- the LOC107419050 gene encoding ATP synthase subunit gamma, mitochondrial — MAMAALRREGRRLAPLIAPRPINAVRSSLFPSEEQALYGVRSISTQVVRNRMKSVKNIQKITKAMKMVAASKLRAIQTKAENSRGLWQPFTALLGDTPSVDVKKNVIVTVSSDKGLCGGINSTSVKISKALHRLNSGPDKETKYVILGEKAKAQLIRDSKKDIDLSVNEMQKNPLNYSQVSVLADDILKNVEFDALRIIFNKFHSVVSFIPTMSTVLSPEIVERESESGGKVGDLDAYEIEGGETKSEILQNLAEFQFSCVLFNAVMENACSEQGARMSAMDSSSRNAGEMLDRLTLTYNRTRQASITTELIEIISGASALEG, encoded by the exons ATGGCGATGGCTGCTCTGAGACGAGAAGGGAGGCGCTTGGCCCCTCTCATCGCTCCCCGTCCAATCAACGCAGTCCGGTCCTCTCTTTTCCCATCTGa GGAACAGGCCCTTTATGGAGTACGCTCTATTTCAACTCAAGTTG TTAGAAATCGGATGAAGAGTGTGAAGAATATCCAAAAAATCACGAAGGCAATGAAGATGGTTGCAGCCTCTAAGTTACGAGCAATTCAAACTAAAGCTGAAAACTCTCGTGGCCTCTGGCAACCTTTCACTGCACTTCTTGGTGATACTCCAA GTGTTGATGTTAAGAAGAATGTTATTGTTACTGTTTCTTCGGACAAAGGTCTATGTGGTGGAATTAACTCTACTTCAGTCAAGATAAGCAAGGCTTTGCATAGGTTGAATTCTG GTCCtgataaagaaacaaaatatgtaattttgggGGAAAAAGCAAAGGCTCAATTGATACGTGACTCAAAGAAGGACATTGATTTGTCTGTTAATGAGATGCAGAAGAATCCTTTGAACTATTCTCAG GTATCTGTTCTGGCTGATGACATTTTGAAAAATGTGGAGTTTGATGCTTTGAGAATTATCTTCAACAAGTTTCACTCAGTTGTCTCTTTCATCCCAACAATGTCAACCGTGTTATCTCCAGAG ATTGTGGAGAGAGAATCTGAATCTGGCGGAAAGGTTGGTGATCTAGACGCATATGAGATTGAAGGTGGTGAAACAAAGTCAGAAATACTTCAGAATCTTGCTGAGTTCCAGTTTTCTTGT GTCTTGTTCAATGCGGTAATGGAGAATGCTTGCAGTGAGCAAGGAGCAAGGATGTCCGCCATGGATAGCTCCAGCAGAAATGCTGGCGAGATGCTTGATCGCCTCACACTTACTTATAatag AACTCGACAAGCATCTATCACCACAGAATTGATCGAGATTATTTCTGGAGCATCAGCATTGGAGGGTTGA